CCCTGGGGGAACTTCCGCTCGATCTGGACCAGGGCCAGGGCCAGGCAGGGGGCCGTGTTGCGGCCCTCGGGCTCCACGATCACGTTCTCCGGGGGCAGCTCCGGCAGCATGCGCCGGGTCTCGGCGGCCAGATCCTCCGTGGTCACCACGAAGATCCGCTCGGGGGCCACATGCCCGTCCAGCCGGCGGACGGTCTGATGCAGCAGGGTCTCCGTGCCCACGATGGCCAGGAACTGCTTGGGCCGGGCATTGCGGCTGCGGGGCCAGAACCGCGTGCCGCGGCCCCCAGCCATAACGACGGCGACTAGGGATTGAGTGTGGGTCGTGCCCGACATCATGCCTCCATCCTGGATGCCCCATTGCGGGAGGTCTCGCGTATCGCCGCAGGCGACGTCGAGATCACAACGGCAACCAAGGAATCTTTCTGGCTATCCGGCATCACCGACCTCCCGCCGCCGCGCGGCCCCTCCAGGGAACCACGGTCCCCGCACCTGTCACAAGCTGCCTAGCGTGAAAGGATGTCCACCAGCTCACCCATGTCTCCCGGCGGGGCGGGCCGGGGATCCAGGATGCGGGCCAGGGGTTGGACCGCCAGGGCTCCGGCCACCTCGCCCAGATAGAAGCCGCCTTCGCCCGCGGCCAGGCGACGCACGGCCTCGGCGCCCCAGCGACTGCCCCAGATGCGATCCAGGGCCGAAGGACTGCCACCCCGCTGGATGTGGCCGAGCACCACCACCCGCAGGTCCAGCCCGTAGTCGCGCCGGAGCCGCGCGCCCACGACCATGGCATTGCCCAGATCATCCCCCTCGGCCACCACCACGATGGAGCTGCGCTTGCCCCGGAGCCAGTTGGCGTGGAGCCGGGCCACCAGGGCCTGGTAGGAATCGTCCGGGGACTCGGGATAGAGCACCGCCTCGGCCCCGCAGGCCAGGGCCGTATGGACGGCCAGCATGCCGGAGCTGCGCCCCATGACCTCCACCAGGAACAGGCGTCCGTGGGCCGAGGCCGTGTCGCGGATCCGGTCAATGGCCTCCACGGCGGTATTCAGCGCCGTGTCGAAGCCCAGGGTGCGGTCCGTGCCCGGCAGGTCGTTGTCGATGGTGCCCGGGATGCCGGCGCAGAGGATGCCCTGCTCCCGCTGGAGCGCCTCGGCGCCCCGGAAGCTGCCATCCCCGCCGATGATCACCAGGGCCTGGATGCCCGCCTCCCGGAGGTTCGCGGCGGCATCCGCCCGCCGGTGGATCTCGAGGAACTCGGGGCAGCGGGCCGTGTGCAGCACCGTGCCGCCCCGCTGCAGGATGTTGGCGCAGGCCCGGGTGGGCATGGGCGCCCAGTCCTTCTCCAGCACCCCCTGGAAGCCCTGCCGGATGCCCCAGGCCTCGTGCCCGAGGGCATCCGCCTGGCGCACCGCGGCGCGGATCGCGGCGTTCATTCCCGGAGCGTCCCCGCCGGAGGTGAGGACGCCGATCCTCATTTCGCCTTCCCCTGGGGTGTTTTGGGCTTGGATCTCACACCCCGCCCCTTCTTCGCCACGGACTTCCCTTTCCGGTGCTTCGCTTTGCTCGCGGAGCGCCGGCCCTTCCGGGTGTCCTTGACGTGGGCCTCCGGCGGCGGCAGGGGCGGCGGCTCGATGATGCCCCGCGGCACCGGCGGCAGATCACCCTCGGAAATCCCCTGCGCCGAGGCCCGCTGGGCGCGGGCCTTCATGACGGGATCCTCCTGGGGCCTGGGCGCAGCCACCAGGCTCAGGGCCAGGCTGCTGATGAACAGGGCGCGTCGAGGCATGATCCCTCCGGGGAGTTGATTATCACGCATCCGTCCAGCAGCCGGGGATCCGACACGACCGTGACAATCTTTGAATTCGTCGCCCCAGCCCCCGCGCGATAAACTTGCTGATTCGGGGATCAATT
This DNA window, taken from Geothrix edaphica, encodes the following:
- a CDS encoding ATP-dependent 6-phosphofructokinase — protein: MRIGVLTSGGDAPGMNAAIRAAVRQADALGHEAWGIRQGFQGVLEKDWAPMPTRACANILQRGGTVLHTARCPEFLEIHRRADAAANLREAGIQALVIIGGDGSFRGAEALQREQGILCAGIPGTIDNDLPGTDRTLGFDTALNTAVEAIDRIRDTASAHGRLFLVEVMGRSSGMLAVHTALACGAEAVLYPESPDDSYQALVARLHANWLRGKRSSIVVVAEGDDLGNAMVVGARLRRDYGLDLRVVVLGHIQRGGSPSALDRIWGSRWGAEAVRRLAAGEGGFYLGEVAGALAVQPLARILDPRPAPPGDMGELVDILSR